TTTTATCCGAGTAGCTCTGTCACTGAACACTAGATGTGCCATACTGTATCCTGGATACTAATCTTTAAATACACATAATAAGCCAGTGACGAGACTATCAGATCAGCTGGGAAATACAGTTGCTagtcaaaaacataaaaatctacCAGAAACCTCACACACTGGTACCTGAATGAAAGCCAAGACCAGGGATGCTGCCTGGTGCCTGTAGCCTCCAGAGCCAGCCTCATGGTGGTGTCTCTGAGGCTCCAGCCTGTgaccagacacagaaagactagTCAGGTCAAAGTAAAGTGATCCATAGCACCTCCATCTTCACTTAGGGTCTTGTGAGACCTTCCgtcagttacttttcttattggaacaaaatatctgaaacaggcagcttagggaagaaagggtaaTTTTGTCTCAGTTCGAAGACACAGTCTAtcagtggggaaggcatggtcGCAAAACCGTGAAGCAGCTGGAAACATTGTGTtcagtcaggaggcagaaaaaCCAGTCCGGGCTGTTCAGCTtgctgtctcttttcttttttgtttttcaagacagagtttctctgtgtagccctggtgtcctggaactcactgagtatcaggctggccttgagcttacagaaatccaactgcctctgcctcccaagtgctggggttaaaggtgtgggccaccacgcTTAGCTTGCTGTCTCTTCTCTGTTCAACCTGGAATTCCAATCCCAGCCCGTAGGGTAATACGACCCACATCCTCCTCAGTTAAATTTTTGTGGAAATGCCGGCATAGACATATGGAAAGGTGATTCACAGTTGTcctaaacataatcaaattgAGTGATAACAGCCATAGGTCTTGTTACAACCcatcaacccctcccccccccatctcctcttGTACTTAACAGCTCAGGGCCCAATGTGTCTTGGCCTTTGAAGCTTGTCATGTGTTTTCTAAACCAGTCACATATGCTGATGCAGGAAGCTCTATTAAAAGTCATtatttgagccaggcagtggtagcgcacgcctttaaccccagcacttgggaggcagaggcaggcggatttctgagttcgaggccagcctggtctacagagtgagttccaggacagccaaggctatatagagaaaccctgtctcgaaaaacaaaaacaaaaaaatcattatttgaaACTCTACCAAAAAGGGGAAACTTCCAAGTCCACGAAGTCCCTCTGTCCCCTGCAGCTACAGGAATCCCAGAAGGAAACTGAGTCAGGTGCTTCAACTATTCTCATCCCCATGACTTCTGTCTTTTCAGGTTTTGTCTGTTAGGAATTGAGTGAATGCCAGTCCCACTGTGCTTCCTATCTTGGTTCTCTCTGTCAAGGTCAAAGACAGAAGTCCTTTAGGACATagaattctgtttttgtttgtttgtttgtttttgtttttcaagacagagtttctctgtatagctctggctgtcctggaactgccCTGCCTAGAACATAGAATTCTTGTAGGGACTGTCAAAGGTCACCTGGGCAGGTGCCGCCTGCCCTCAAATTTGTCCTCATAGACTAGGAAGCTAGTCTCAAGAAATTGTCTGCATTTGCACTGCATTGCTATTTGTGTCAAGGGACCTCAAACTCACCACCAGCACAGGGAACAATTCTGCCACTCAGGCAGAAGTGTGCTCTGGGCCATGTGTCCCTGAATGATGGCATACATGCATTGTCCGCATGTGCCCATGAGATTACCCCGCACAGTGACACACATTGACTCTGTCATTAGTATGAGAAGCTCACAAGAGACCCCAGGACAGTGCATGCTCCTCCTGCTGTTCTGGGGGTCAGAGCCAGCAGGATCTTTGACCCTGAGTCTGGACATGGGCCGGTCACTTGTATCCTAGGAGAAAGGCCACTCTTTGTGGTGTCTCCTGGCTGTCCATTGGACCAGATGAACTGTCTCAGTTGTGCTCCCAATACAGTCACAGCCTGGAGTATCTTCTTTAGGGCCAAAGCCAGGTCTTCTCAATCAGGCTAGTATTTGACCTCAGGtgatattttacatatgtgaggACATCATTCAGACCCCAGAGGAAAATGACCCTAAAGTCCGAGCTCCTGACAGCAGAAATCTAAGCTGCAATCtgacccctacccccaccctgtgCACATCTCTCCTCCTGGTCCATCCCCAAGGCTCCACTAATACTCACTCCCCTCACTCcacttcccttccccccctcACTGTTGGCTCAGGTCAGTCCAGATAGGCTAGTAAGTAACCCTTGCTATTGGCTACCTAGATATGGAGACACCTGTAAAACTCAGCTTCCCAAGAAGAGACCACACATGTGGCCCAAGGACATGAGCCATATCCTGTGTGTGACCACGGAATCATGCATGCAAACCCAAAAAGCATGAAAGACAATCCATGGATGGGATGGagtgaagagatgtctcagttggtaaACAGATGGCTTTACAAAaaatgaggacccaagtttgagccccagaacctgtgtttaaaaaattaaaaggtgggTATGATATGCACAGTTATAATTCCAACACTGGGAAGGTAGAAATCTGTCAGACTCACTAGCATACCCGGTGACCTGGTAAAACCCAGGCCAACAATGagggaccctgtttcaaaaatgtGGATAGTTAGTGCCTAAGGTAAGACACTTgaagttgttctctctctctctctctctctctatctcaatctctcactctctctcgtgtgtgtgtgtgtgtgtgtgtgtgtgtgagagagagagagagaggtcagacagacagacagacagagacagagaaacagagacagtgagcaattaaaaatagaataatagaatTAAGCCACAGAGGGCAACAGGAACTAGACACCCAGCACTCCTAAATTCTCAGCAGATCCTGCTGAAGAAATTGAGAGTGACCTTGGAGCATAAGTCTCTGAAAACTCTATGGATGGGACAGGAGTTGTCACAACTCCTGGCAGTGGAGGCTCCGACCACAGTTTGTGAAGAAGGTGCCTCCTGGTGGAGTTCAGCAGGACACAAGCAGCTGTGTCTGCCAATGAGACACAGCAGGACTGCACTGCATACACACCGGGTGGGTTAGACTCTCCAGAAGGCTAAGCAGGCATCACCTGCAGACTCTGACACTATAGCTGGGACTGTCACTGGGAAAGACCTGTAATGTTCTTGTCTCAGCCTTGTAGTTTCAAAACAAATAATCTAGTTTCACTTTCACATTTTCACTGAGACATGAAAGACATTTTGATGGGTGGGGTGAGCCACTGGGAACCTTCAACTGCCCTTTAAGATTCCTTACCACAGGACATTCTTGCCAAACAATACCAAGGACCCCTACCTCTGGTCTGGTCGCCAAAGCCTTGCCAAGGGGGATACAACAATCATGGATCACGGTTATTTGACCCTCTCTCTAACATGTGTTGGCACTAGGGTTATCTGTGAACCCCATGAGTGTGGAACCCATGGACTGTGTCCAGTGTGGGCACTAGGCTCCTGCCTGCCTTAGCTCAATTCCAACGTTCCCGCCTTTCCCTGTGTGATTGCCCAGAGTAGTCTAGCCTGTGATGTCCCATGCGGGGAAACAAGTTCCCCTAAATGAGCAGCCCCTGACCCCTGAATCAAACATTGACGCCCCAATCAGGACTTTTCTAGGGAAAGCCTAGACTTCCTTCCTGTGTTCCTAAGACAAGCAGCTAAAAGCTGCttccaattaaaatgttttaatgaagGAGTCACTTAGAAACTCGTCACTGTTGTGTGGATTCAGAACAGTTCCTGCAAATGACACTGTTTCccagtttgttttcttcctgGATTAATACTGTCCAGTCCATTGGGTATAAAAGTGGGAGGTTCTTGGACCGCCTCCTCCCAGCTACGCCCTCAGGTCAGGATGAGCTCAGTGAGGCTTCGCCAGAGTTCACTGCCAGAGGAGCAGGTAAGAAGCTGGAGCACACATACAGGTGAGGACTCAAGGGGATGAGACACCCAGAGTATTGGGGCTCTAAAGCCTGTGGGGTAAAACCCTCAGGCAGGGTGTCCCTGGCTGCAGCCTCTCTGGGACCCTCTCTTCACTGGATGTCTCTGTCTCAAAGATTTGTCCAGAGTAAAGGTGAGGCTGAGGTAGTGTCCAGGCATCCTGGACATCAGGAGCAGAGTAAATCTGTCTCTCCAGGTGCCTCACACTAAGCTCCAggaggagcagaggcagcagctgggTTCTTTGGCGTGTACTGGTGGGAAGAAGAGAATAGAGCACTCTTTCTTGTCATCTGCTGTGGGTATGGAAGCCAGGGCATGCAGTTGCCCAGGCCTACAGGAGAGGGACTTGGTGTGCACAGGCGAGCTGTGGTTGACATGTGTAAACTTCGGAGGTTGGTCACTCAGAGACTCGGGAATCTGTGTTACGCTTGGTCAGGGACCCTGTGGATCCTGTTGTTTGGGTGTCAGTGTAAGTAGAAGCCAACTTCTGGCTGTGGAGTTGAAAGTTCTTCTTGTGACTCTCTATTCCAAAATTCTTGAGGCTCCACACATGCAACTTCCAGCTCAACACTGAGCTGAAGGCCACTGTGCTGTATGAGATGGGGCGCAGAGGGGATCAGATCTGCTTCTAACTCCTTTGTGGCTCTGCACTCACACTCGGTAGACATGGGTCATGTTGTCAGATCCAGCAGGAGAGAGTCAGCGAGGCATCAGCTGCAAAGGCATCGGGAAGGGAATGTCAGACAGGTGACGTACCGTTGCTATGTAACCCGAGTCCTGAAACCGAGCTCCAACTCTGGGGGTCCCAAGACGTGGGTTCTGCTGGCACCCctaagaaagcaaataaaaatacaggaaagGAACTTAACCAATTCAGTCTTTGGGCAAAAATGACAACAAAGTCTGTCAACCCGTCTGTAAGGTCCTAACACAAGCTCTGGGCTTAAATAAAGGATGGGAAGGGTCTACATCATTAAGAAGTCCTGGTTACAGTGAAGTCTGGTTGGTCACAGTTCTGATTGAGTAGGGTGCTGCCAAGAAGTCCTTGTTGAGGGATAATGGGGTTCCCAAGAGGTGACTCCTCCTGCTGGGGTGACTGTGTTAAGGGATCTGTGAGAATGTTATTCTGACACCCTGGGTCACTGTAAATTAAGAACAACGACTAGAGACTTTTCATGCATTTTGGGGGATCTCTACACGACTCTGTGAATGCCGACAGATGCTTCAGAggcttctgtctttgtttcttcagCCATGAGGAGTTCAGGGAGGTTAGACAGATGCTCCTTGAGCAACTGCCATACCTACATGCAGAGCTAAGCATGAACTGGAGCAGAAGGGACCCAGCTGCAAACAAGGTGGACACAGGCTCATGCTGCCTCTGGTCATTCTGCTAACTTAGGTAAAGAGGTCTTGTTATAGCTGGAAGAACTCCAGAGGTTCCCAGGGCCCGAGAGCCAAGATGGCCGGAATCTGGGACCATAGACAAAACAGAGGCCTGAAAGAGGAACAATCCCAACTTCTCTCTGTTGCTGGTCTCACCCTCACCAGGGTGACACACAACCCACGTCTGCTGGAAGAAGGCTGAGAACTCTCATATTAGGATGCGGTGTGGAGCAGTTTAGGACTCTAGAGAAGACCCAGAGCCACATCAGCTGTGGAGAATCAAACTTCACGTTtgtctccttctactatgtggttCCCGAGGAGCAAACTCAGACCATCAGATTTGGCATCTGCTTGGCAGATGGCCCTTTCTTTCCTTGATATTTTCTggtgcctgctcttccagagtgctgggattaaagccaagTGCAACTACACCcggaaaaagacattaaaaatgtGTGTCGTAGGACTGTGTGTGGGCGTGGATAAGTGTGCaggtgtgcgcatgtgtatgtatgtgtacacaaatatggaggtcagagaacaactctgtggagtctgttttctctttagGTCATTACAAGGTTTCTGGAGATGGATCCCTGGCAGTCATAGCTTTGAGGTAAATGTCTTTACCTCACCAgccctttaaaaacattttaaacatgaaaGAATTTCAGGAAAAGAATAAGACATGTGCCAGAATCACATGCCACCCGATAAGGGGTGAGAGGTCAAGAGGGAGAAAGTCCCCTCTCAAAGGAAAATCACactttattgtatttaaaatagGTATGAATGGGATTTTGGTGTGTTTTGAGGGTATTGCCTTCAAAGACTCATTAAGAAATTTAAATGCTGGGTGAGACTAGAGGactagctcagaggttaagagcacttacagatacaggttcagttcccagtacaccCATGACTGCTCTCAActgtccgtaactccagttccaagggattttctcttctcctttcttttctgacctctgaggacaccaggcGTGCGTGTAGTGCGCATACATGCAGGCGAAACATTAATATAccgaaaaaataaataaacaagtcatTTTTTAACTAAAGGGTGTTGTGGCACATGACTTTACTCCTagacctcaggaggcagaggcaggtggatctctgtgagttcaacagcctgggctacagagtgagttccaggatagccagggctacacagagaaaccctgtcttggaaaacagacaaacaaaaatttaaatgagaCTGCAATGATGTTTCTGAGGGACACTAGACAAGGAAATCCTAGATCGCAGGTTTAGGAAACCATTGTTGTAAACGGCAGGCAATGAATAGTCTTGTGTGTTTGAGTCCTAGAACATATCAGGTAGTTATACACAAGGACATATTTAGCTCAGGCCTTGAGGATGTTCACTGCTATTTTaacttattgattgattgattgattgatcgatcgatcgatcggaGGCagagtctccctgtgtagccctggctgacttaGACCTTGTTATGTAAACCAAACTgtctttaaactcacagagatctgccaacTTCTGTATCCCAGCTATTGGGATTAAAACTATATACCGCCACAGCTggttattttaacatttttacttgaaaatattttatgtaaaggaATATTGTCTCTGTATAAGTTatctttcaaaaaaaacaaacaaatgttaacTGTGTTGGAATTCTCcagcctccttttctttcccaagtCCCCATGATTTCCCTGACTTTCTACTCTTTCTCAGAAAGGGAAATACAGGGTGCTGGAGCAAACACGGCCACAGGCCAGACAGGAGGCACTTGGCCTGGTCTGCTATGTGTGCCAGCTCTCAGAATCCAGAGGGCCTGATCACTGACATCTATATGTCATGATCCAGGGTACCACTCTCTGTGTTGAGCTGGGGCTAGGCTCTCAGGTGGCCAGGGCTGATCTTGTCACTGACAGGGAACAAACGGCAGAATACGCACACTGGCGGATGATGGGGGGGTGGGAACGACACAGGCTTCGTAGATCCCAGAGGATCCATCTGACTTGGTGAAAAGGGAATATCCACTTGTGattctcagtctgaagttccaaaatacccaaaaaagaaagatataGACTATGATGCTTCCTCGATGTTCTGGTGAAGACAAGACTCCTCTGTATGAAGGGAGTCCAGGATTCATGGATTGACATGTTTCTCCTACCCTCTTGACTGGGCTGCTTCCAAATTCGTTTCTAACTGGGTCGCTAGGAGAGGCAAAGTTAGGCTactagagagaaagaggggataGCCATCCTAGTCCAGGACCAGCTTTGAGAACTGGGAGGTGTCCTGGGAGACAACTCGATGCTTGCCCTTTTCCCTGATAGCTAATCTCAGTCCACATGGCGTTTGTGTCCACAGAGCAAACCCAAGGGCACCTTAAAGTCTGGGCAAGCTGCCCAGCTTTAACTAGGTAGGCCAAGAACAAGAAGCTGGCCCCCATACCTTCAGTCCTTCTGGGGAGGGATCTTGGTCTACTGTAAGGTTTCACTATATTGTGGTTTTCACATAGTCACCTGACTGTGTGCCCGACCAGAACCATAGCGACCATACAAAGCAGTAGCACCACTCCAAGCAGAGGTACCTGAGAGTAAGAGAGAAGTGAGCATCGAACCATCTGGGGCTCCCACTGTGATGACCTCATGGCAAGCATGAGAAGGAATTGTGGATGATAAGTGTCTGAAGTCGGAGGATGGTCTTGGCTTTGGCTGATCAAGAACCCTGGAACCTCGACAGCACTGTTGATAAACAATGATTCCAGCTTCCTATGGTGGCCACCATGAGAGTGTCAGCTTCAGCTTTTTGGGAGAATTTGGGGTACCCTCAGGGCCAAGATGCCTTCTGATGTGAACGTTTTGTGGCATCTGGAGGGGATTTCTCAAGTGAGGAAACAACAGAGAAACAGGTTCAAATAGTGAGTCAGGTGAACCGGCTGTGGGGTAACTAGGACGTGGGGTGTAAAGTATGGTAGAATCTTTCAGAGGCTTCCTAAGAGCCAACAGGAAGACTCTTATAGGGAATGAAAGTCCTGTCACACTCAATGCTAGCTGAGAGCTTCCCGCCTCCCCCAGAGAGCTGAGTCCCCAAGGCTGAAGAACACCAGCCTCCCAGGACTGCTGGACCCACTGCCTCGAGGCCCAGCCTGTCTTTCACTTTCCACGGGTGTCCCCATCTTGACTTCAACTGTGGATTAGTGGGTATTATATAGACAGTCTCTTGGCTGAGGCTGCTAGCCTTCCATGTCACCTGAATCCAGATGAGGACCAAGACTGACCTCTGACTGGCCTAGCTCCAGCACAGGAGCATGGACTAGGCCTCCCATGGTGTAGTGACCAAACCTGCCTGAGGAGCTACCGTCCCAGACAGCAAAGCCATGCTCCATGCTCAAGTCCTCGAGGCTTCAGAGAGGCCAGACAGGGCCCCTTCTTACATCTCAGAGGGTCCAGACACACTTGTTTAAGTTTCTACTGTGTGCATAGCATGTATCAGGCCTGTGGAAAACACAGAGCTGATGACATCATCATGGATGCTCACCTCTGCTCTGTTATCCTCCAAcatattatgtacatgtatatgcgtacatgtatgtgtgcatatatgagcatgcatgtgtattgTTTAGggtggtggaaggtggggggaGTTGGAAAACAGGCTATTCCATATTTACAGAAGAGGCAGTAAACTATAAGTAAGGTTGGGTCATACTGCTCTCTGGTGGATGAGGTCCCTAACAGAAAGCATCAGTGTTCTGCAGAGCCTTCTCTTTTATTGACAGTCCATGTCCCAGGGGTCTTGGAAAGGGTCTACATATACCACAGAGGCTGCACTAGTAAGAAGGCCGTGTAGGAGGGTGTAAATCCGTGCAGGGAACTACAGATTGAAGCTGTGAAGGATGGTGTGTTGGACCTGAAAGTCTCAACTCTGGGACACACagtgcacagagacacagagcaagATTGATGCAACCAGTAAGAAGAATCTTTATTCCAACGCGTCCGTGTCACTTCACTCTCGCAGGAGGAAGGAGTCCGAATTTTTGAAGCACACTCCTTTTATACTTTAGCACAGGCAGACTTTAGCAACAGCAAAACTTGTCTAAACCTAATTGGACACTTTGCTTAGCCTTTGAACTTACTGGCCACACTCACTCAGGCAATTGTTTCTGGTGGGCTATGTTTAGCCAGGGCTGTGAAGGACACGGCTGCTTACTAATCAGTacattctgtgggttttctctgaattttttttttttttcttaactctttCCCTGCTATCAGGACGACTTGACCAGCAGGGTGGTTTTGTCTCTAATCTGCCCTTTCTGCTCTGTTCCCTTGGTTGTTATGGCGAGAGTTTGTCAGGGTGGTCTCACAGCTACAAGATGCAGCTTGCATGTGTAGGGACCTGGAGTTGCCTCTTTCATAAGACAGAGTCAGCTGGGTTGACTCTGAGGCATTGGAGAAATTGTTTACCTACTAAAAACTGCACACAGTATGGTACACAGAAGAAATACAACAACTTGTTCCTTCAAAGCGTGTAGTACAAAAGTAATATGCAATCAGGCAAGTGTCTGGCTTGGGCTTGCGCAAGAAGGCGGTGGGCAGGCTGCTTGGCTGGAAGGTGGGTGCGGGTTTGACAGTGCCTCACCTTTTCCAGCAAGAATTACTGtggtggctaatcttggttgtcaacttgactacatctggagtcAACTAAAACACAGCTGCTGGGCACTCCCGTGTGGGCTTTTCTTGACCTCAGATTATCTGAAGCAAGAAGAATCACCCTAAATGAGAGTGGCACCTTCTGGTGGCCAGATCAcaggaatggaggaaggaagcttTGGTTTTTACCTGCTTGCCTTCACACTCACTGGAAAGTTCATCTACCCTGCTACTGCCGTTCCTCACCAACATTAGAACTTCTTCAGGATCTGAACACAGACTGAAGACAAGCAGCAATCCTCCATGCCTTCAGCACCAGACTGGGATTGTTGGTGGACTGAACGAACTCCCAGATTCTTGGTCCCTCCGGTATGAGACAACCATCGCAGGACTATACAGATCACATTCTCAAAGCTACGGTGCTCAGAATGAGGGTGGTCGAACAAGTGAATGAGGATAGGCAGGGTGGGTGTGAGAACAGCAGAGAGAGCCAGGCAGTTCTGAGAGGCAGGCAGTGAGCACTGAACAGAGGCCCCTCAGTGTACAGTAGAGAGATAGTTCACAGGTCACATGCCAATAGGACGAAATTGTAACATGACCCTGTTCCGGTACAAAGTACAACTCGGGCAGTTTGCTTGGTTTTCGGTAAAGCTTGGAGAAAAAAAGTGTGCAAGCAGCCAGTTCAGGGTGCCTGTCTCCTGGCTGCCATTTGCTCGTTGCCATACGTCAGCCAGCCCCCCACGCCTTACCATGTGAGGACAGGAGGAGGGGGTTCACAGGTGGCTGAGGGCCCTGCATAGGTTCAGGAATATGGGAAGGGGGGTGGGCAGGAGGATACTGGGCTACAAAGTTCTTCTCAGACTGGTGCTATTTTTGTGGGTGTCTGAAGCTGTTTTGGGAACTTCTGATCCCTTCTTTGCCCTTCCTCGATATAGTgttcagaaagacaaaaaacaaacaaaataacaaaaacaacaaaagacgcCGAACAGAACAATTGTCTCCCTAGGACCATCCTAGGAATGAGCCATGCTGGCCTACGCTGTAACATCATCCTCTGGCCTGTTTCTCAGAACGCTCTGGGCCCTCCTTCTACTGGCTGCCTCCCTGGATGCCTATAATACTAGTAAGTCTGGGTTTTACTAGCCTCATGGTGGGTGGGTCAAACCAAGTGCGGGCCCAGGTGGTGATCTTGACTTCACAGACCTAATGTGGTGGAAACTGTTGAAGGAGCTTGAGTTGAGCCATGTACCTCTGAGAGTATCTGATGACGGAACAGTAATAGTGCCTGGGGTCAGTGTCAGGGCATTAGTAGGGGTATCAAAGACCTAGGCTGCAGCATAAAGAGTGTATTCTCTACACAGTCTGGGACAACTGCAGTTGCACTGAGCGTGAGATGTCTGTATACAGAGGCAACCGTATGGTGATGGCCTGTAACATCTCCAACACCTTCAAAGAAGTCACCATTAATTTGACTGCCTGTGGAAAGACTAGAACCATCTTCAATCAAATGCCTCCAGGAAACTACTCTAAGGAGTCATGGCAGCTTCAGATTCAAGGAGGCCAGGCCCAGCTGGTGATCACGAATGCTCAGGACATCCATGCGGGGGAGTACTCTTGGATGCTGCGTGGAAGACAGAGAAATTACACAGACTTCATCCTGAATGTTATTGGTAAGTTGTATGCTAGGGAGTGAGTGGGCGAGCGAGGGAAGGAGCAGAGAGGAACCTCTCACAGGTGAGTTCTGGACTCCATCTGCTTCCACATGCAAACAAAGACCCTGTGTGTCTAAACCTACTGGCCTCCCCACTCTTCCCTTCCCTTGTAGTCCCTCTAGGTTCCACTCCCTCTGGTCCCTCACACCAGTTCAATCCAACACAGTCATATGAGCCTGTAGGAGATGGAGTAACATCAGAGTTCCTTCTGGTCTAACCTGGGGGTACATCATAACTGCTGTCCCCAAACCTGATCAGTTGTCTCTGGTAGAACCCCAAGACCAGGAAGAAGTTAAGGCTGGAAATTGTTCATATTCTCCAATTTCTTTCACAGTTCCCCCTCTCAGGCCACATAGCCACTCTTCCTGGAGCCCCACCCACAGCTCCCCCAACCTCCTGTACAGCCCTTCCCCACTTCCATAGGAGTCCATGGTGGGAGCATCGAGGGGTGGGAGGGGTACTAGAGCAAACTCTATACAAGGTAATTCTCATTCACACCTCTGTTCCAGGTCTAGCAACCAAAAAGCAGGAACCAACGAGCTTGCAGGTCCACGATGAGTCCCCAACTACAGTGAGGACAGAAGTTATCTTtgtcatcatcactatcatca
The nucleotide sequence above comes from Arvicanthis niloticus isolate mArvNil1 chromosome 6, mArvNil1.pat.X, whole genome shotgun sequence. Encoded proteins:
- the LOC117709909 gene encoding secreted and transmembrane protein 1b-like isoform X3; the protein is MVMACNISNTFKEVTINLTACGKTRTIFNQMPPGNYSKESWQLQIQGGQAQLVITNAQDIHAGEYSWMLRGRQRNYTDFILNVIGLATKKQEPTSLQVHDESPTTVRTEVIFVIITIIIIITGISAFAWYKHRHSLELHKYKFQATGPSHGSPGSPYLTLP
- the LOC117709909 gene encoding secreted and transmembrane protein 1b-like isoform X4; translation: MLAYAVTSSSGLFLRTLWALLLLAASLDAYNTRNYSKESWQLQIQGGQAQLVITNAQDIHAGEYSWMLRGRQRNYTDFILNVIGLATKKQEPTSLQVHDESPTTVRTEVIFVIITIIIIITGISAFAWYKHRHSLELHKYKFQATGPSHGSPGSPYLTLP
- the LOC117709909 gene encoding secreted and transmembrane protein 1b-like isoform X1, translated to MLAYAVTSSSGLFLRTLWALLLLAASLDAYNTIWDNCSCTEREMSVYRGNRMVMACNISNTFKEVTINLTACGKTRTIFNQMPPGNYSKESWQLQIQGGQAQLVITNAQDIHAGEYSWMLRGRQRNYTDFILNVIGLATKKQEPTSLQVHDESPTTVRTEVIFVIITIIIIITGISAFAWYKHRHSLELHKYKFQATGPSHGSPGSPYLTLP
- the LOC117709909 gene encoding secreted and transmembrane protein 1b-like isoform X2: MLAYAVTSSSGLFLRTLWALLLLAASLDAYNTIWDNCSCTEREMSVYRGNRMVMACNISNTFKEVTINLTACGKTRTIFNQMPPGNYSKESWQLQIQGGQAQLVITNAQDIHAGEYSWMLRGRQRNYTDFILNVIGLATKKQEPTSLQVHDESPTTVRTEVIFVIITIIIIITGISAFA